One Mus caroli chromosome 6, CAROLI_EIJ_v1.1, whole genome shotgun sequence genomic window, taggtccctttttgtgagcgttccataacctcagtaatagtgtcaggccttggggtctccccttgagctggatcccactttaagcctgtcattggaccttcttttccttaggctcctctccatttccatccctgtaattctttcagactgtaacaattatgggtcagagatgtgggATGCTCCTCTCCCCACTTCATTTGATGttctgccttcctgctggaggtgggctcttaagttccctctgcctactgttgggcatttcatctaaggtccatccctttgagtcctgagagtctctcacctcccaggtccctGGTACATTCTGGAATGTCCCCttaacctcctacctcccgaggctgcctctttccattctttctgctggccctcagggcttcagtccttttccctcacccactACCGGATCAGGTTTTCCTCTCCCCAActaccctctctccccctcccccaccccatccactttccctcccatgtccctccctccctcctgacaCCGTggattcttttcttctcccttccaagtgggactgaggcatcctcacttaggtacttcactaaaaaaaaaaaaaaacaaaaaaaaacaactcaataaAAAAAAGGGAACcttggggatatcatttgaaatgtaaataaagaaaatagctaataaaaaatgttaaaaaaataggGTTTAAAACTAACcagagatttcacaactgaggaatcttgaatgactgagaagcaccttgctgacaggagcatctcttgagaagctctgccagtgcctgacaaatacagaggtggatgctctcagccagccattggactgagtaccaggtctccaatggaggagcttgagaaaggacccaaggagctgaaggagcttgcagctccataggaagaacaacaatatgaactaaccagtacccccagagctccctgggactaaatcacgactcaaagagtacacatggaggtatccatggctctagctgcatatgtagcagaggacggccttgttggacatcaatgggtggagaggcccttggtcctgagagagttcaatgccccagtgtaggggaatgccaggacagggaagtgggagtgcatgggttggtgagtagggggagggagaatgggataggtgGATTTTGGTGGGCAGAAGgtcagaggaaacaaggaaagaggataacatttgaaatgtaaataaagaaattatctaaaaataaaaaaaaggaaatgtttaaagctcttaatgatcagagaaatgcaaataaaaatgaccctgagattccacctttaaccagttagaatggctaagatcaaaaccccAGGTGacaaaagaggaacactcctccattgctggtggtattgcaaactcaaccactctggaaatcaatctggaggttcctcagaaaattggaaatagatctacctgaagacccagctatatcactcttgggaatataccataatatttctattgattttttGAGGGGAAATTTCCCATCATGTACCCCAACCATACTTAATTCCCAGTCCTTCATGATATCTCCACTACTCTTGTGGCActccataaaattaaaagaaaaaggtcaaatTTGTGTTATCTAtgtactcactggagcatggccaGATTGTAAGTGTCCTGCATATAAAAACCAGGGATGAGTGTGGGCTCACTTATTTGTAAGTTAGTTTAAactttttatggttttaaaatgaATGCAAGCGATTTATCATTTTAGAGATATTTTTTCCTCAACTTTTATGTCTTAGCTTTTTTCCACACTTGTGACATGCTCTGCACAGTCAATAACACCTCCTCATTTTAGCTGAGGAGTGCTGAAATGAATCTGTCCTTCATGTGAAGGATGGAGGTTGTTTAAGTCTTCGgcaattttcttttctcaaaatttctttttttcccagtctTGTGGGGGTTTGCTTTCCAATAAATCAAAGCAATTTAATGATCCAAGGTTCCAATCCTGATTTCCAGaccctctctgcttcttctcccaGCCTGAAGCTCTTTTACCATCTTTACCATCCTCAGACTCTAGCATCTATGTCATCATCTGAGCTAGCCTTCTAGGTTCTGTTGGTATTACCCTCCCAATGCCACCATCTGGATGCCACCTACTTGTAGGAAGTTTCAGTACTGATGACAACCcaccattattttttcttttcagataatCACAGTTCTGTGATGCATACATTCATCAGACTTATGATATGTGAGTAATGGTGGATCACATTaccctttttcttcatttctgaggATAGAAGGCCAATGgccatattatttttaatgtattgttCTATAATTTAACATGGTACTTCCACTCTAGCACTCAGCCACCTTGTTACTTTCTTTTGGCTCTAAGCCACAGTGGCCTACCTATGTACATAAGCCATTGAGAATTGCATTGCTGAGTTtatggtttgtggttttttttctttttttgtagtcATCACAAACTTGAGATTTGTAatgttcataattttaaaatgcttttcttttctgatttttttaaagaaataaaattcaatgggtgttttgcctgcatgtgtgtctgtgcaccacatgtgtgcagtgcctgaagaggaaagaagagggcagcagatcccaagggactggagttgcagatgagTGTGAGTTACTATGTGTGTACTGGGAATAAAACCAAGGTCCTAAGTAAGAACAAGAGCTCATCACAGCCAAGCTattgctccagctccaggatgAGAGATActtaatatgcattttaaaaagttgttttaaagatttgtcaGAATCAATTCACCACTGCTTCGCTTTATTGGCTAGGATATTTAGAAGAGACTcacccaccctgtgtgtgtgtgtcttagtcatggtttctattcctgcacaaacatcatgaccaagaagcaagttggggaNNNNNNNNNNNNNNNNNNNNNNNNNNNNNNNNNNNNNNNNNNNNNNNNNNNNNNNNNNNNNNNNNNNNNNNNNNNNNNNNNNNNNNNNNNNNNNNNNNNNNNNNNNNNNNNNNNNNNNNNNNNNNNNNNNNNNNNNNNNNNNNNNNNNNNNNNNNNNNNNNNNNNNNNNNNNNNNNNNNNNNNNNNNNNNNNNNNNNNNNNNNNNNNNNNNNNNNNNNNNNNNNNNNNNNNNNNNNNNNNNNNNNNNNNNNNNNNNNNNNNNNNNNNNNNNNNNNNNNNNNNNNNNNNNNNNNNNNNNNNNNNNNNNNNNNNNNNNNNNNNNNNNNNNNNNNNNNNNNNNNNNNNNNNNNNNNNNNNNNNNNNNNNNNNNNNNNNNNNNNNNNNNNNNNNNNNNNNNNNNNNNNNNNNNNNNNNNNNNNNNNNNNNNNNNNNNNNNNNNNNNNNNNNNNNNNNNNNNNNNNNNNNNNNNNNNNNNNNNNNNNNNNNNNNNNNNNNNNNNNNNNNNNNNNNNNNNNNNNNNNNNNNNNNNNNNNNNNNNNNNNNNNNNNNNNNNNNNNNNNNNNNNNNNNNNNNNNNNNNNNNNNNNNNNNNNNNNNNNNNNNNNNNNNNNNNNNNNNNNNNNNNNNNNNNNNNNNNNNNNNNNNNNNNNNNNNNNNNNNNNNNNNNNNNNNNNNNNNNNNNNNNNNNNNNNNNNNNNNNNNNNNNNNNNNNNNNNNNNNNNNNNNNNNNNNNNNNNNNNNNNNNNNNNNNNNNNNNNNNNNNNNNNNNNNNNNNNNNNNNNNNNNNNNNNNNNNNNNNNNNNNNNNNNNNNNNNNNNNNNNNNNNNNNNNNNNNNNNNNNNNNNNNNNNNNNNNNNNNNNNNNNNNNNNNNNNNNNNNNNNNNNNNNNNNNNNNNNNNNNNNNNNNNNNNNNNNNNNNNNNNNNNNNNNNNNNNNNNNNNNNNNNNNNNNNNNNNNNNNNNNNNNNNNNNNNNNNNNNNNNNNNNNNNNNNNNNNNNNNNNNNNNNNNNNNNNNNNNNNNNNNNNNNNNNNNNNNNNNNNNNNNNNNNNNNNNNNNNNNNNNNNNNNNNNNNNNNNNNNNNNNNNNNNNNNNNNNNNNNNNNNNNNNNNNNNNNNNNNNNNNNNNNNNNNNNNNNNNNNNNNNNNNNNNNNNNNNNNNNNNNNNNNNNNNNNNNNNNNNNNNNNNNNNNNNNNNNNNNNNNNNNNNNNNNNNNNNNNNNNNNNNNNNNNNNNNNNNNNNNNNNNNNNNNNNNNNNNNNNNNNNNNNNNNNNNNNNNNNNNNNNNNNNNNNNNNNNNNNNNNNNNNNNNNNNNNNNNNNNNNNNNNNNNNNNNNNNNNNNNNNNNNNNNNNNNNNNNNNNNNNNNNNNNNNNNNNNNNNNNNNNNNNNNNNNNNNNNNNNNNNNNNNNNNNNNNNNNNNNNNNNNNNNNNNNNNNNNNNNNNNNNNNNNNNNNNNNNNNNNNNNNNNNNNNNNNNNNNNNNNNNNNNNNNNNNNNNNNNNNNNNNNNNNNNNNNNNNNNNNNNNNNNNNNNNNNNNNNNNNNNNNNNNNNNNNNNNNNNNNNNNNNNNNNNNNNNNNNNNNNNNNNNNNNNNNNNNNNNNNNNNNNNNNNNNNNNNNNNNNNNNNNNNNNNNNNNNNNNNNNNNNNNNNNNNNNNNNNNNNNNNNNNNNNNNNNNNNNNNNNNNNNNNNNNNNNNNNNNNNNNNNNNNNNNNNNNNNNNNNNNNNNNNNNNNNNNNNNNNNNNNNNNNNNNNNNNNNNNNNNNNNNNNNNNNNNNNNNNNNNNNNNNNNNNNNNNNNNNNNNNNNNNNNNNNNNNNNNNNNNNNNNNNNNNNNNNNNNNNNNNNNNNNNNNNNNNNNNNNNNNNNNNNNNNNNNNNNNNNNNNNNNNNNNNNNNNNNNNNNNNNNNNNNNNNNNNNNNNNNNNNNNNNNNNNNNNNNNNNNNNNNNNNNNNNNNNNNNNNNNNNNNNNNNNNNNNNNNNNNNNNNNNNNNNNNNNNNNNNNNNNNNNNNNNNNNNNNNNNNNNNNNNNNNNNNNNNNNNNNNNNNNNNNNNNNNNNNNNNNNNNNNNNNNNNNNNNNNNNNNNNNNNNNNNNNNNNNNNNNNNNNNNNNNNNNNNNNNNNNNNNNNNNNNNNNNNNNNNNNNNNNNNNNNNNNNNNNNNNNNNNNNNNNNNgttggatctcttggaggcatttcctcaactgaagctcctttctctgtgataactccagctgtgtcaagttgacacaaaaatagccagtacagtgtgtgtgtgtgtgtgtgtgtgtgtgttagaatacATGAACCAAATGACTTTTAATGAGGAAAAAATTCTTTCATTGGCTCACCTCTGGTCTTGTGTGCTGTGTCCTTTTAATCAAGGATGGTTTCTGAATATATCCAGGAATTTTCAAAAGAGAATATGTCTGATGTACAGAAATCTTTAGTTTGAGGTTCTGATATTGTGTTTCTTTGATCTACCACTTGTCTCCCCAGCAAGTTGGAAATGGAAGGAAGGCGAGTGAAGCCCCTGGGACTTCCTAAAAGCGCTTTGGAGACCATGAGTATGACATTGGTTCCTCATATGTATGAGTTCCATACACTGTTAAGATGGGCTGCATCAAATGGGAACCATATGACATTTATTCCTCTGACCTAAGGCCACTTTGAAAAGTTTGTAATTTACCACttatttcatcttcctttctgtctgaTTTCAATACATTTGGAAATTTTAGCAATCAAAAGGCTTTGACATAAATTATGTGTACATACAATAGAGTAATCTTCCTTTCTAATCTGTATATATACTGTgtcatttcttcttcatttcatttaagaaaaggaatagattttatttaagtttttcatAAGTTGGatcattttaaaagcatgtgATTCACTTTCTTTAAATTAAGGTGaggaccaagaaaaaaaaaatcaagaatgcaGAGTTAAAATGAGAGTTATCTTTTAACTCAAAAGAGCATAGTATATATCACAGATCCATATACTTGTacgaatgcatgcacacatatttcatgtgcatatatatacatatatacatatatatgtatatatgtatatatatatatatatatatatataaaatgaaaggaGCTATATACCtcatcacacatacatgtacatcaaCAGGAGCTATATACTAAAATTCCCACTATACAGAGACATGGCTTCTTTACAGAATTACTTCCTAATTCTTTGACTCAAAGCTCTTCATCAGAACTCGACTGAAGGCAGCTTTCACATCCTTGTTCCTCAGACTATAGACGAGAGGATTCAGCATGGGAGTGACCACAGCATAGAAGACCACCACCACCTTGTCCTGctcagcagaggctgtggaggtggGCTCCATGTGTGTGAAGAGGGCCATTCCATAAGACATGGAGACCACAGTCAGGTGGGAGGCACAAGTACCAAAGGCTTTGCGGCGTCCCTGGGTAGAGCGGATTTTCAAGACAGCAGTCACAATGTAGGcataagacagagagacaaggcaGCAGGGTACCAGCAGCACCACCACACTAGAAGCCAGTATCACCACTTGGTTGAGGGTNATGTCCACACAGGCCAGTCTGACCAGTGCCAGTGTCTCACAGGCCACATGGTTGAGCACATTGTGCCCACAGGTGGGAAGGCGCATGGTGACTGCTGTCTCCACAGCAGAATTAACTACACCCACAAACCAAGAGACACCTGCTAGACCCATGCAGAGCCTTGGGCTCATCACCACTGTGTACCGTAATGGATTACAGAcagccacatagcggtcataggccatggcagCCAGCAACAGAAACTCAGTTCCNCCNAGNGNNAGAGCNAAAAAGNGCTGGGTNCCACATANGGCAAAAGAGATGGTCTTTTTCTCCATGAGGAAGTGTGCCAGCATCTGGGGGACCCCACTGGAGGTGTAGCAGATGTCCACCACTGACAGGTGACagaggaagaaatacatgggCAGGTGGAGTCGTGGGTCGAGTGCAATCAGCAGGACGATGAGCCCATTGCCCAGCAGAGTCAGCAGGTAGNTGACCCCAAAGAGGACAAAGAGTCCAGCTTGGATGTGTTTGTCACTGGAGAGACCCATGAGGATAAACTCACTTACCCAGGTTGCATTGTCTCTCTTCATGGAGCAGTTGGGACTGCTGGNCAGGAGTAGAGGAAGAGNGGTCAGAGAGGGCAAGTACAGGTGTCAGCATANGCTATGCACTGAATCCTAGGCTAGGATTGCAGTTGTACNTGGGACACAGCCTGGTGCTTTAAACTAGGTGATTAGGGAAGGACATATCCAAAACAATGGAGAAAGGAAGATTTGGCCACTGACACAAATACATGAGACTGTGAAGAGCCAACCCTCCACTTTAAATGTACCTTAAAAAAATTCTAGCACTCTTCCAATTGAAACAATATAGGGAGTGTCTGCTAATGTAGAAGGAttgagaacaaataaaataaatgatggaaAAAAGGAGAATAATACAaggtttaaaaatgaaacaaaggaaaaagaaaaattcagtaaGGAAGGTATCCAAGTGGAAAAGTCCTAATGATAATAGGAATGGAAAGAAAGGCAGATTCTTCCCTGTCAGAGCGTAGCAGCTAAAGTCTTATAGGTACCACTGGGCCTGAGATGATGCTTCAGCATTCCCTTGAAACACTTTGAAGACACCAATTTGgctgttcttcttcctcccaatAAATTCCAATGTAAGTGATAGTGTTGAAGAGAATCCTCCCACATCCTCCTCATAACCTGCAGCCACTAGGAGGCATTTCTCTTTGATAAGGGTATCTGCTGTGCTGGGAACAGTGTGGACATTCCTATCTgtgagaaaaacaagacaaaatcacAAGTCTTGGTTCATATAAATTAACCAGGGATGcagatattaattttaaaaattataaacattaatTAAATTGTGTTAAGTGCTATGAAAGGAACAAAGTCATTACATGGATAATTACACTTCAGCCTTCGTAACTATGTTATCATTGTTTCTattccttatatttttattacttggaACTTGCATAGTACGTTTTGAccatttatttagatatttgaGAAAGTCTGTGAGTTTTGGTGAACAATGGGCGGCAGACATATTGGCACCAAGCATGAAGTGATGAAAAATCTCTCGATCCTTTTCATTGTGGGGAATTCTCCTTTCTCATCTTAGTTTGCACGCGATTGTTTACAGTCTATCATGGCTGAGTGGTTCTTGAGAAAAATCCAATTAAATGCCCTCAGATTACTCANTGGCAGTATAATCTCTAAGTATGCTTCTTCTTAGTGggtaaataattcatttattaactATAGCAGGCTTCATGCCTTCATCCTATCTTTAACCAAACTTACCTTTCAATACTAAGACTCTGTGCTTTGAACATCAGTGTTTCTACAgaatcaaaaagtaaataaaaaatattggagCTTGATGTATTCCTTGGAAGTCAATGAGCCAGTTTGTGCATGTATAgctaaacaatataaatattgtaAATTATCATTAATACAACTAGAGCAGAGCCACAGCATCAAACATGAAAGTTCTGAAAAGCATAATTCTGCTTTAATTTCCCCATGGTGGAAACAGAGGCTAGAGTGCCATCTAATTGTTGGATGGGGAGAGTAGAATGTTGCTTGGTGTTGCAGACAGCTCTGGCCTCCCTTTGGTTCTGACTCTGCAGTGACCAGAAAGCATCACAGTGGGAACCATGAAGGGTAGAAAGTGGCTTTGGGTTCCCAGTGAAGGTTAAGGGATAGGGTCAGGCTTAGAGAGATGCTATGTGGAGTTCAGAGCACTGTAATAGTACAGGTCCCTTCTTCTGAGTCTTTAGAGGGAGTGGTTccttttggactttttttttaccATTCCCAGGTCACTTGTTGTTGTACAAAGAATCCTCATCTGTATCCTAGTGCAAAGGATTCAAATTTCATCCAGAGTGCCGTGAATCCTGCTAGAAATGGAGGGAATTACTTCTCCCTCTTATTTTCTACCTAAAGAATCCAAGGGGTAAGACGAGATCACCTGTACAGGTCTTAAATCCACCTGGGAACTAATATGAAGCCTATGCTTATGATTTCAGGTATCACCTAGCTTATTTAGTGAGAGGCAGAGGGCACTGCTGACAGATATAATCCAAGGAGGATAATGCTTGAGAGCCATGGATGGTGGATTGAGACTGGCATCTTGTGTTTGAGAGCAAGGGATGCTCTCAGTGTGCAGTCAGGGAATCTCAGATCCAGCTTGCTTATTTGAGTAAGTAACCTGCTCTGTTACAAGCTTCTTGACCTCTGTCCTCCAATTTTCTTCATTGGAGTCATGTGAGCAACAATAAAGAAATGCAGCTTTCTGCAAAGTCTGTCAAGTAAGGTCAGATGAACCAGTGAACACAAATAAATTTTGGAAAAGTATTCAGTAAATCCTTAGTGGTCATTGTTCCTGAACTCAAGAGAGTTTACATCACTTAGGTAACTTTACTCACTAGTATGAGGACAAATGACAGTGGGACCTACAGAAGATCAGAAAGGTAATAGAATGGGAGAGGAACAGAAGGTCATTTATAATAACTGCCAGTGATTAAACTTAATTTTGACCCCCCGTTGAAAGGCATCTCAGGAACCTAGGTTAAATACGTAAATAGTCACTCTCAGCATCATTGCTATATGAACTTCCCACCTATTTGTTTTAGTAATATTTGATGTTGGTTTTATATAAagaccatctctttctttggtcAGTGGCCTTGTTCAGATATTTAGAAAGTTTTATTTCACCTTTCTGTATTTGATAAACACATATCATATACTTGGTAGGATCTGACCAGTGAAAGAAGCAGAGATTATCGGGGTCCAAAGGTGACCTTTCTGTCCTCAGAAACTTATACTTGCAAAATTTATGGAAAGGTGGTGTCACTATGCTCTGAACAGAGGAAGTTCCAACATCCCCTCAGTTACTGAAGACAGGTCCTAGCTGTGTCTCCAGGCAGTAGAAACATGGAAGTTATAAAGAGGAGGTAAATAAACAATCAATGTTTGCTTCTCAAAACTGGGAGCAATGACAAGAATGGTAGGACAACGGGACAAACTGTCTGCTCATATTAATCTAGTCTTTCTATAATTGGATAAATTGCAGTATTTCTGTAGCATAAGCTTTTTTCCCATCTTTTCAATTAGCACCTTAAATCTGGCAAACATTAAGTTTCCTTCTAGTATAGAGGTTTATGATACAGTAAACACATTTACGGTAGTTTAGGATATAATGAG contains:
- the LOC110296914 gene encoding olfactory receptor 2F1-like, with amino-acid sequence MKRDNATWVSEFILMGLSSDKHIQAGLFVLFGVXYLLTLLGNGLIVLLIALDPRLHLPMYFFLCHLSVVDICYTSSGVPQMLAHFLMEKKTISFAXCGTQXFXALXLGGTEFLLLAAMAYDRYVAVCNPLRYTVVMSPRLCMGLAGVSWFVGVVNSAVETAVTMRLPTCGHNVLNHVACETLALVRLACVDXTLNQVVILASSVVVLLVPCCLVSLSYAYIVTAVLKIRSTQGRRKAFGTCASHLTVVSMSYGMALFTHMEPTSTASAEQDKVVVVFYAVVTPMLNPLVYSLRNKDVKAAFSRVLMKSFESKN